Proteins encoded in a region of the Homo sapiens chromosome 9, GRCh38.p14 Primary Assembly genome:
- the RFK gene encoding riboflavin kinase has protein sequence MRHLPYFCRGQVVRGFGRGSKQLGIPTANFPEQVVDNLPADISTGIYYGWASVGSGDVHKMVVSIGWNPYYKNTKKSMETHIMHTFKEDFYGEILNVAIVGYLRPEKNFDSLESLISAIQGDIEEAKKRLELPEHLKIKEDNFFQVSKSKIMNGH, from the exons ATGAGGCACCTGCCTTACTTCTGCCGGGGTCAAGTGGTGCGGGGCTTCGGCCGCGGCTCCAAGCAGCTGGGCATCCCCACAG CTAATTTTCCTGAGCAAGTGGTAGATAATCTTCCAGCTGATATATCCACTGGTATTTACTATGGTTGGGccagtgttggaagtggagaTGTCCATAAGATGGTGGTGAGCATAGGATGGAACCCATATTACAAGAATACGAAGAAGTCTATG GAAACACATATCATGCATACCTTCAAAGAGGACTTCTATGGGGAAATCCTCAATGTGGCCATTGTTGGCTACCTGAGACCAGAAAAGAACTTTGATTCTTTAG AGTCACTTATTTCAGCAATTCAAGGTGATATTGAAGAAGCTAAGAAACGACTAGAGTTACcagaacatttgaaaatcaaagaagacaatttcttccaggtttctaaaagcaaaataatgaatGGCCACTGa